Genomic DNA from Buchnera aphidicola (Hyperomyzus lactucae):
GCTTTTTTAAAAGCAAACCCAAAAATTTTAAAAAGTATTTTTCGAGGAATTGAACGTGAAACCTTAAGAATTGAAAAAAATGGAAGTTTTTCTAAAAAAATGCACCCATACTTAATCGGTTCACCTTTAACACACAGATGGATCACTACAGATTTTTCTGAAAATTTGTTAGAATTTATTACACCTACTAGTAATAATATAGATTATCTATTATCTTTTTTAAAAGATCTCCACTGTTTTACAGCTTTAAAGACAAAAAATGAACTCATGTGGCCCTTCAGTATACCTTACTTTTATGAAAGTAAAACAAATATTCCAATTGCTCAATACGGTAATTCTAATCTTGGAAAAATGAAAACCATTTATCGAATAGGTCTAAAAAATCGCTATGGTGATCTTCCAAATACTATTTCAGGTGTACATTACAATTTTTCATTACCCGTAATTTTTTGGGATCATTGGAAGAAAACAACAAATAAAAAGAATAATACTGACTATGTTTCAGCATGCTATTTAAATTTAATGAGAAATTATTATCGATTCGGTTGGATCATTCCGTACTTATTTGGAGCTTCTCCAGCAATATCCCCATCTTTTTTAAAAAATAAAAAAACAAAATATCTATTCAAAAAAAACAAAGAAAATATATTGTATTTGCCATGGTCTACTTCATTAAGACTCAGCGATATTGGATATACTAATGTTAATAGTATAGATTTAAATATTATGTTTAATGATTTAAACTCATATATTAAATCATTAAAAAAAGCTATAGAAACACCATCAAAACAATTTATTAATATAGGATTAAAAGATATAAATGGTAATTTTAAACAATTAAATACCAATATTCTACAAATGGAAAATGAACTTTATATACAAATCAGGCCTAAAAGAAAAACGAATAATGGCGAATCACTAATAGAAGCTCTAAAAAATAGAGGAATTGAATATGTAGAAATACGTTCTTTAGATATTAATCCATTTTCACCTATAGGTATAAGCAAAAAACAAATACTTTTTTTAGATCTATTCTTGATTTGGTGTGCTCTAATTGACTTGCCTCAAATTGATACAATGGATTTTTCATTAACAAATAAAAATTGGGAAACAATAATTTTTGAAGGAAGAAAACCTAATCAAGAAATTTATATTAATAATAAATATGAGAAAAAAACATTAATAGAAGTAAGCAAAATAATATTTAAAGATTTAGATCAAATTGCTTCAATACTTGATTATAACGAAGATAATGTTTTATATCAAAAAACATGCCATGAAATGAAATTATTTTTTCAAGATCCAGATCTAACTTATTCTGCTCAATTCTTAAAATTTTTAATTAGATCAGGTATCAAAAAAACGGGATTATATTTAGCTAATAAATATCATAAAAAATTTATTGATAAAAATTATTTAAATATAAATCAAAATATTTTAGAAAAAGAAACTATTCGCTCTCATCAAAAAACAAAGAAAATAGAAGAATCGGATATGCTATCTTTTGAACAATATATAAAAAAGTAAAAATTCTCCCATGCTAGTAAACATGGGACAGATACACAATCAATATATTTATTCATATTCAAAAACACTTATCTATTTTAAAATATTTTCTTACAGCATATAGTCTTTAAAATCTCAAACTATTAGAATATTTTTATTGAGATAATTCGTCTATTTTATCCACTTGTTCCCATGGAAATTCTTCTCTACCAAAATGTCCATAAGCAGCTGTTTTAAGATAAATAGGTTGAAGTAGATTTAGCATATTAATCAATCCATATGGACGCAAATCAAAAATATTACGAACTAAACTAATCAGAGCGCTATTACTTATTCTTCCAGTTCTAAAAGTATCGATCATGATAGAAGTTGGTTCTGCAATTCCGATCGCATAAGACAGTTGAATTTCACAACGATCAGCCAAACCAGCAGCAACAATATTTTTAGCTACATATCTAGCTGCATATGCTGCAGAACGGTCTACTTTTGAAGGATCTTTTCCTGAAAAAGCACCACCTCCATGTCTAGACATACCACCGTAAGTATCAACAATAATTTTCCGCCCTGTTAAACCGCAATCCCCCATAGGACCCCCTATAACAAATCTACCTGTAGGATTAATAAAAAATTTTGTATTTTTTGTTAACCATTTACTTGGTAGTACTGGTTTGATAATTTCTTCCATAATTGCTTCTTTTAAAATATTTTGAGTAATATTTTCTCGATGCTGTGTGGAAAAAACTACAGTATCTATTTCTATTATATTTCCGTTTCTATATTTAAATGTGACCTGACTTTTAGCATCAGGTCTAAGCCAAGGTAAAATATTTTTCTTTCTTAATTCAGATTGTTTTTTCATCAAAAGATGAGCATAAGTAATAGGTGCTGGCATTAATACTTTAGTTTCATTAGTAGCGTAACCAAATATTATTCCTTGATCTCCAGCTCCTTGTTCTAGAGGGTTGATCCGATCTACACCTTGATTAATATCTAATGATTGCTTTCCAATTGCACTTAATACTGCACATGAATTAGCATCAAATCCTGCATCTGAATCAATATAACCTATATTATTGATAGTATTACGAGTAATTTCCTCAACATCGACCCATGCAGTTGTTGTGATTTCTCCACCAATCAAAACCATGCCTGTTTTAACATAAGTTTCACAAGCAACACGTGCTTTAAGATCTTGTTTTAATATCTCATCAAGTAGAGCATCAGAAATTTGATCAGCAATTTTATCTGGATGACCTTCTGAAACTGATTCAGATGTAAAAAGATATTCAGTCATGTTTTATCTGCCTTATTTAAAAAAAATTATCTTTATATCTGTAATATATAAAAAATTATAATTTAATATTTATTGTGAATATATAAAATATAGTATATTTTTAATATTAAGAAAAAAGATATATTTTTATGTTAAAAAACAAAAATATATCATAGAAAAACTTGTATTTTAAAATAGATAAAATAAAAATGATAAAAATAATATTTATTGTTATAATTAGTATATTTTTTTTTTATCCTCAAATAAAAAAAATAATTTCCGAAAAAATACTATACACAATTTCTATCAAGCAAAACTCGTAGCAATTAAAATTCACAAAAATGCTCCTGGTTCATTTTATTGTGGATGTAAAATTATTTGGAAGCAAAAAAAAGGAATCCCTAATTTATTTTCATGTGGGTATAAAATTAGAAAAGATAAAAATCGTGCTACAAGAATTGAATGGGAACATGTAGTACCAGCATGGCAGTTTGGTCATCAAAAAAAATGTTGGAAAAAAGGAGGGCGTAAAAAATGTGTTAAAGATCGTATATATAAAAATATTGAATCTGATCTTCACAATTTACAACCTGCTATTGGAGAAATAAATGGAGACCGTTCTAATTTTATGTATAGTCAATTAAATAATAAGGTTTCATCATACGGACAATGTAATATGAAAATAGATTTTAAGAAAAAACTAGTAGAGCCACCTGAAAGAGCTCGAGGTGCCATAGCTAGAACTTATTTTTATATGAGTGAAAAATATCATATTGTTTTATCTAGAGAACAAAATACATTATTTAAAATATGGGATAAAATTTTTCCTGTCACTAACTGGGAATGTGAAAGAGAAAAATTGATATTTAATGTACAAGGTCATCATAATAATTACGTTTATAAAAAGTGCAACAAAAAATAAAAATATGAAAAAAAATATCAGACGTATTTATATTAAAGATAACTTTGTTGTTAATAAAGTTTTTTGTTTATCAAAAGATAATACGCATTATATTAGAAAAGTTTTAAGAATGAAAGTACAAGATATATTAGAAATATTTAACAATACTAACTATATTTTTCTTGCTGAGATTATATTTATTTCTAAAGAAAAAATTAAACTTAAAATATTCCATTGTGAATTTAAAAACGTCGAATCTCCTCTTCATATTCATTTAGGACAAGTTATCTCTAAAAATGATAAAATGGACTTTACCATTCAAAAATCAGTTGAAATGGGCGTAAATATTATTACTCCGTTGTTTTCTGAAAATTGTAATATTAAAAAAAAAAATATAAACTTTTTTAATAAGATAAAGCGTTGGGAAAAAATAGCTCTTTCTGCATGTCAACAATGCAATCGCAATATTCTCCCTAAAATCAAAAACCCTCAAGATGTTTTTTCATGGTGTCAAAAAAAAAACAAAAATGATATTAGAATTATCTTAGATCCAAAATCAATATTAACATTAAATGAATTACCAAAATCTATACAGCGTATTCAAATACTAATTGGATCTGAAGGAGGTTTTTCAGAAAAAGAAATTCAAAAAATTATTCAATATGAATTTATTGCTATTAAATTCGGACCTAGAATTTTAAGAACAGAAACGGCTTCTGTTGCAGTAATTAGTGCATTGCAAATGAAATTCGGTGATTTATTAAAATAATACATATCTTTAATATTTTATTAGTCTTTTTTTAAAAAATCCATATTTTGTTTGGCGTTAAAACAATAGGTAAAGACACATCCCAATACTGTTTAGGTAAATTATCAACTAATTGAAAATTATAAGCAAAACCCATGGGGATAAAATTTTTTGTTTGCCAGTTTGCTAAAAAAGAATCATAAAAACCCCCGCCCATTCCTAATCTAGAACCGGTTTTATCAAAAGCAACTAATGGTACTATTATTACATCTAAATCACATATTGGAATAATATCTTTAGATTTAAAAAATGGTTCTAATATTTTATATTTATTTCTATATAAGATGGAATTGGAAAAAAAACGAACAAATAACATTTTTTTTTTATTGAAAGAATGTATTACAGGAAGAAAAACTTTTTTTTTATTTTTCCATAAATTTAAAATTAAAGGATAGGTATTAATTTCTCCATCAAATGGCAAAAAAAGAGCTATTTTTGTAGAATTATAAAACAAACTAAAATTACAAGACGTTATGAAAATTTTTATAGATTCATTATATCTTTGTAAAGTAGTTAAGGATTTACGTAAAATACGCATATCTCTACGAATATTCTCTCTTTTTTTAAGGGTTTTTTTAAGCATAAATTATATGTTATTGTTTTTTAATAGTTTTTATTCCTTGCTGTGTACCAATTAAAACAATATCAGCACTTCTAGAAGCAAATAAACCTACTGTAACAACTCCCGGTAATGAATTAATTTTTTTTTCCATTGATAAAGGATCTGTGATAAACATATCATATACGTCTATAATGATATTACCATTATCTGTAATAACATTTTTTCGATATTTTGGATTACCTCCCATTTTTATTATTTCTTTTGAAACATAAGAAAGAGCCATGGGAATAATTTCAATTGGCAGCGGAAAATTTCCTAAAACATTTACTATTTTGGATTTATCTACAATACAAATAAATTGCTTTGCCATTGCAGCAATAATTTTTTCTCTTGTTAAAGCGGCCCCTCCGCCTTTTATCATTTGCATATGATTATTGATTTCATCTGCACTATCAATATAAATAGTTAGCGAACTAAAATTTTTTAAATTAAATACTTCTATTCCTTGTTTTTGTAATAATAGAGTAGAAGAATTAGAACTAGATACTGCCCCGTATATTAAATCTTTTTTTGTACTTAACGCTTCAATAAAGTAACAAATAGTAGTACCTGTTCCTACTCCAATAATAGTACCAGGATAAATATAATCTAGTGCAGCCCATGCTGCTTGTTTTTTAAATTTATTTAAATTCATAATATAAAAAAACCTATTTTATTTTAAATAAAAATTCTAAAATAAAAAAAAGAATAGATTTTTGATCAGATTCAATTAAAATATAATATGAAATTAATAGTTTCACATAATAAGTTTGCATTCTTTATTGAAATATTATTTATATCGAGAAGTTAAAAAGTAAAAGATAGTCTTTAAGAGTGGCTGGGGTACCTGGATTCGAACCAGGGATGCCGGTATCAAAAACCGGTGCCTTAACCACTTGGCTATACCCCATAATTATATTCTAGTAAAAAGTGTTTCGTGTATAATACGGGAGGCGAGATTTGAACTCGCATACCTTTCGGCGCCAGAACCTAAATCTGGTGCGTCTACCAATTTCGCCACTCCCGCTAAAATGGTAGCTACGACGGGAATCGAACCCATGACCCCAGCGTTATGAGTGCTGTGCTCTAACCGACTGAGCTACGTAGCCTATTAAAAACATAATATATAATATATGAATTAAATAATCAATACAATTATTTTGATTGAAAATAGCTAAAAAATAAAATATAGGAATATAATGAATAATACAATAAAAAATAATAATAATTTTATTTGTCAAATTATTAATAAAGATTTTAAAAAAAATAAAAAATTATCTTTTTATACTCGTTTTCCACCCGAACCTAATGGATATCTTCACATCGGTCATGCTAAATCTATATGTTTAAATTTTGAACTTGCAAAAATATATAATGGACGATGTAATCTCAGATTTGATGATACCAATCCACTAAAAGAAAATATTAAATATATTCAAGCCATTGAGGATGATATTAATTGGTTAGGCTATCAATGGAATGGTAATATTCATTATACTTCTGAATATTTCCCCAAACTATATGAATATGCAAAAGAGTTAATTAAAAAAGGTCTTGCCTATGTAGATCAATCAACAAAAGAGCAAATACGTGAATATAGAGGAACTTTAAATACTCCAGGGAAAAATAGCCCATATAGAAATAGAACTATTGAAGAAAATATGGAACTATTTAAAAAAATGAAAAAAGGAGAGTTTTCTGAAGGAGAAGCGTGTTTGCGTGCTAAAATAGATATGAATTCTTCTTTTATAATTATGCGTGATCCTGTTTTATATAGAATTATTTTTACTGAACATCATCAAACTAGAAAAAAATGGTGCATATATCCTATGTATGATTTTGCGCATTGTCTTTCTGATTCAATTGAAGGTATTACTCATTCATTGTGCACATTAGAATTTCAAGATAATAAGTGTTTATATAACTGGATATTACAAAATACTAGTGTTAAAAATCATCCCAAGCAATATGAATTTTCTAGATTAAATTTAGAATTTGCAATATTATCTAAAAGAAAACTAAAAGTATTAATTGAAAAAAAAATTATACAAGGATGGAATGATCCTCGTATACCAACCCTTTCTGGTTTAAAAAGAAAAGGATACACACCATCTTCAATTAAAGAATTTTGTCAAAAAATAGGTATTACCAAACAAAACAATTTAATAGAATTTTCTATGCTAGAACATTGTATTCGAAAAGAATTAAACCAAACTGCCGTACGTACTATGGCGGTATTAGAACCTATTAAAATCATTTTATATAATTTAGAAAAAAATCATAAAGAAATATTTATAGTTCCAAACCATCCTAATAATCCAGAATTAGGTACTCATAAAATTATTTTTACCAAAATTATATATATTGAACGTTCAGATTTTAAAGAAAAATATGATCAAAAATACAAAAGATTAAAACTTGGAGAAGAAGTACGTCTAAGATATGCATACATAATAAAAGCAGAAAAAATAGAAAAAGATGAATATAATAATATTATTAGTATAATATGTTATTGTGATTTAAATACTTTAGGAAAAAAGCCTAAAAATAAAAAAAATCCTGCAGTAATACACTGGATTTCAGTACAAAATACACTTCCAGCAGAATTTAGATTATATGATCAGTTATTCAACATAAAAAATCCGGAAGAAAAAAAAGATTTTTTATCTTATATCAATTCAGAATCACTTATAAAAAAACAAGGTTTTATTGAAAAACAAATAGGGATAAATATACAAAAAAATATAGAAAAAGATAATAAAATATCATTTTTTCAATTTGAAAGAATCGGTTATTTTTGTATAGATTATCTAGATTCTAAAAAAGAAAACTTAATATTCAATCGAACTGTTAGTTTACGTGATCCATGGAATTTAAAAAATAAATTCAAATAAAAAAACATTACTAATAATTAGTATCAGTATATAATCTTACAATATATTTAAAAAGTAAAATACCATTAAGAGAAAAAATAAATTTATTTTTCAATTAAACACTTATTCATTTTAACTAATATTTTATATTTAGCATGACTAAAAATTATATTTTTATTACTGGTGGAGTCGTTTCATCCTTAGGCAAAGGTATTGCAGCTGCTTCATTAGGAGCAATACTTAAAGCTCGGGATTTAAAAATAACAATCATAAAACTAGATCCATATATTAACGTAGATCCAGGTACAATAAGTCCTATTCAACATGGAGAAGTATTTGTTACTGAAGATGGTTCTGAAACAGATTTAGATTTAGGTCATTATGAACGTTTCATTCATACAAAAATGACACATTTAAATAATTTCACTACAGGTAGTATTTATTCTCAAGTTTTAAAAAAAGAGAGAAGAGGCGATTATTTAGGTGCAACTATTCAAGTTATACCTCATA
This window encodes:
- the gshA gene encoding glutamate--cysteine ligase; amino-acid sequence: MIQDISKKIAFLKANPKILKSIFRGIERETLRIEKNGSFSKKMHPYLIGSPLTHRWITTDFSENLLEFITPTSNNIDYLLSFLKDLHCFTALKTKNELMWPFSIPYFYESKTNIPIAQYGNSNLGKMKTIYRIGLKNRYGDLPNTISGVHYNFSLPVIFWDHWKKTTNKKNNTDYVSACYLNLMRNYYRFGWIIPYLFGASPAISPSFLKNKKTKYLFKKNKENILYLPWSTSLRLSDIGYTNVNSIDLNIMFNDLNSYIKSLKKAIETPSKQFINIGLKDINGNFKQLNTNILQMENELYIQIRPKRKTNNGESLIEALKNRGIEYVEIRSLDINPFSPIGISKKQILFLDLFLIWCALIDLPQIDTMDFSLTNKNWETIIFEGRKPNQEIYINNKYEKKTLIEVSKIIFKDLDQIASILDYNEDNVLYQKTCHEMKLFFQDPDLTYSAQFLKFLIRSGIKKTGLYLANKYHKKFIDKNYLNINQNILEKETIRSHQKTKKIEESDMLSFEQYIKK
- the metK gene encoding methionine adenosyltransferase; protein product: MTEYLFTSESVSEGHPDKIADQISDALLDEILKQDLKARVACETYVKTGMVLIGGEITTTAWVDVEEITRNTINNIGYIDSDAGFDANSCAVLSAIGKQSLDINQGVDRINPLEQGAGDQGIIFGYATNETKVLMPAPITYAHLLMKKQSELRKKNILPWLRPDAKSQVTFKYRNGNIIEIDTVVFSTQHRENITQNILKEAIMEEIIKPVLPSKWLTKNTKFFINPTGRFVIGGPMGDCGLTGRKIIVDTYGGMSRHGGGAFSGKDPSKVDRSAAYAARYVAKNIVAAGLADRCEIQLSYAIGIAEPTSIMIDTFRTGRISNSALISLVRNIFDLRPYGLINMLNLLQPIYLKTAAYGHFGREEFPWEQVDKIDELSQ
- a CDS encoding endonuclease, which encodes MFFLSSNKKNNFRKNTIHNFYQAKLVAIKIHKNAPGSFYCGCKIIWKQKKGIPNLFSCGYKIRKDKNRATRIEWEHVVPAWQFGHQKKCWKKGGRKKCVKDRIYKNIESDLHNLQPAIGEINGDRSNFMYSQLNNKVSSYGQCNMKIDFKKKLVEPPERARGAIARTYFYMSEKYHIVLSREQNTLFKIWDKIFPVTNWECEREKLIFNVQGHHNNYVYKKCNKK
- a CDS encoding 16S rRNA (uracil(1498)-N(3))-methyltransferase, translated to MYKVIIIITFIKSATKNKNMKKNIRRIYIKDNFVVNKVFCLSKDNTHYIRKVLRMKVQDILEIFNNTNYIFLAEIIFISKEKIKLKIFHCEFKNVESPLHIHLGQVISKNDKMDFTIQKSVEMGVNIITPLFSENCNIKKKNINFFNKIKRWEKIALSACQQCNRNILPKIKNPQDVFSWCQKKNKNDIRIILDPKSILTLNELPKSIQRIQILIGSEGGFSEKEIQKIIQYEFIAIKFGPRILRTETASVAVISALQMKFGDLLK
- a CDS encoding 5-formyltetrahydrofolate cyclo-ligase; the encoded protein is MLKKTLKKRENIRRDMRILRKSLTTLQRYNESIKIFITSCNFSLFYNSTKIALFLPFDGEINTYPLILNLWKNKKKVFLPVIHSFNKKKMLFVRFFSNSILYRNKYKILEPFFKSKDIIPICDLDVIIVPLVAFDKTGSRLGMGGGFYDSFLANWQTKNFIPMGFAYNFQLVDNLPKQYWDVSLPIVLTPNKIWIF
- the rpiA gene encoding ribose-5-phosphate isomerase RpiA, with protein sequence MNLNKFKKQAAWAALDYIYPGTIIGVGTGTTICYFIEALSTKKDLIYGAVSSSNSSTLLLQKQGIEVFNLKNFSSLTIYIDSADEINNHMQMIKGGGAALTREKIIAAMAKQFICIVDKSKIVNVLGNFPLPIEIIPMALSYVSKEIIKMGGNPKYRKNVITDNGNIIIDVYDMFITDPLSMEKKINSLPGVVTVGLFASRSADIVLIGTQQGIKTIKKQ
- the glnS gene encoding glutamine--tRNA ligase, translated to MNNTIKNNNNFICQIINKDFKKNKKLSFYTRFPPEPNGYLHIGHAKSICLNFELAKIYNGRCNLRFDDTNPLKENIKYIQAIEDDINWLGYQWNGNIHYTSEYFPKLYEYAKELIKKGLAYVDQSTKEQIREYRGTLNTPGKNSPYRNRTIEENMELFKKMKKGEFSEGEACLRAKIDMNSSFIIMRDPVLYRIIFTEHHQTRKKWCIYPMYDFAHCLSDSIEGITHSLCTLEFQDNKCLYNWILQNTSVKNHPKQYEFSRLNLEFAILSKRKLKVLIEKKIIQGWNDPRIPTLSGLKRKGYTPSSIKEFCQKIGITKQNNLIEFSMLEHCIRKELNQTAVRTMAVLEPIKIILYNLEKNHKEIFIVPNHPNNPELGTHKIIFTKIIYIERSDFKEKYDQKYKRLKLGEEVRLRYAYIIKAEKIEKDEYNNIISIICYCDLNTLGKKPKNKKNPAVIHWISVQNTLPAEFRLYDQLFNIKNPEEKKDFLSYINSESLIKKQGFIEKQIGINIQKNIEKDNKISFFQFERIGYFCIDYLDSKKENLIFNRTVSLRDPWNLKNKFK